In Dolichospermum flos-aquae CCAP 1403/13F, the following proteins share a genomic window:
- a CDS encoding RluA family pseudouridine synthase — protein sequence MSAINNIQVTENSDRLDRYLSQELSDLSRSRIQQLIEQGHVQINNLICTSKKINLKTGDLITLEIPTVQPLAIIAENIPLDILYEDDELIIINKPAGLVVHPAPGHPDGTLVNAILAHCPNLPGIGGIQRPGIVHRLDKDTTGAIAIAKTDLAYQHLQAQLQAKTARREYLGLIYGVPKTETGSIDLPIGRNPQDRKRMAIVSIEDGGRNAITHWRVKERFGNYTLIHFQLETGRTHQIRVHSAKMGHPLVGDPIYSSGHSLGVNLPGQALHAWKLQLQHPASGNLVEVTAPLPRSFATLLEVLRRRSGLY from the coding sequence GTGTCTGCAATTAATAATATCCAAGTTACCGAAAATAGCGATCGCCTAGATCGTTACCTATCCCAAGAGTTATCAGATTTATCCCGTTCTCGCATCCAGCAGTTAATAGAACAGGGTCATGTCCAAATTAATAATCTCATCTGCACATCTAAGAAGATTAACCTGAAAACAGGCGATCTCATTACCCTCGAAATTCCCACCGTTCAACCTTTAGCAATAATCGCCGAGAATATTCCCCTAGACATCCTCTATGAAGACGACGAGTTAATTATTATCAATAAACCCGCCGGTTTGGTTGTCCACCCCGCACCAGGCCATCCTGACGGAACTTTAGTTAATGCTATCTTGGCACACTGTCCCAATTTACCGGGAATTGGTGGCATTCAGCGTCCGGGAATTGTCCATCGTTTGGACAAGGATACAACGGGAGCGATTGCGATCGCTAAAACAGACCTGGCTTATCAACATCTACAAGCACAACTACAAGCAAAAACCGCCAGAAGAGAATATTTAGGTTTAATTTACGGTGTCCCCAAAACAGAAACCGGAAGTATAGACTTACCCATTGGTCGCAATCCCCAGGACCGCAAAAGAATGGCCATCGTTTCTATAGAAGATGGTGGACGTAATGCTATCACCCATTGGCGAGTAAAAGAACGCTTTGGAAATTACACATTAATTCACTTTCAACTAGAAACAGGCCGGACCCATCAAATTCGCGTCCACAGTGCCAAAATGGGTCATCCTCTCGTTGGCGACCCCATTTATAGTTCTGGTCATTCCCTCGGCGTAAATTTGCCAGGACAAGCATTACACGCTTGGAAACTCCAGCTACAACATCCCGCTTCTGGAAATTTGGTGGAAGTGACAGCACCCCTTCCCCGCAGCTTTGCAACTTTACTGGAAGTGTTACGCCGTCGTAGTGGTCTTTATTAA